ATGAATTACTTAAAATGCGCGATAATTGTCCCACATTTTGAATAGTCGGGGACCATCAACGTACACTTTTAAGTCAGTCAGGGATGACCAATGTAATTTTTAATAGAAAAGGACGACTGATTTAATTTCATGAAAACCACAGGGACACCCTCGTGCACAACCAACAAAATCAGGGACGATCAGTGTGATTTGCATTAAATTAAGGACGGTTGATGTAATTTCATGTAAACCATAAGGACTATCAGTATAATttactttattaataattacaattacaGTAGAGTATTAACATAGTCATTAATTATACCTTTTTTGCCATCAAATCTCTTATCTTCTGGGAATCCATCATGGTGGTACTGAGTGATTTGTACTTCAACTTCTTCTGGGGTGGCTTTATTTTTCTTGACAACAGCCTTTGCCTCGTCATACACACTACTCCGGGCCCCATGTTCAGATATTGCAAACACAGATTTCGAACGCCATAAAAGTGCCTCAAATACACCTAATGGGTCCCTCCTAAATTGGGACTTTGAGTCTACCCATATGGAATATCTTGCATTAGGAAATAGGCGGTGTGCCAGCATCTGATGACATCAGCATCAATCAGTACCTATATATATTACTCAAATAACAAACTAAACGAAGCCAGAAAAACAAAAAATTACCTTCGGGATTTTTCCATTCAATCTCTGATCCTTAAAGGGAAGATTCTTAACAATTACAATGCGCCACTTCCCAATAAAACGATCGTTGTTAATTATACGACCCTGTTTTTCCTGTGTTGCCAATGTAATTTCATCCCAAAATGCTACATAGCACACCTGCATCAACCTATAAGGTTATACAGAACAGGGGTATATACATTAGCATGATTTTTGTATTGACAATTCTAACCTTATGAAGTGATGTATTTGACATCCCGATAGGCTGATAAAGATCATCTCCACCACCAAATGCACAAGTAGAAACTACACTGTTGCAAGTTCGCATGTAACTTTTGTCTTCATTTGAAATTGTAAAACCTCCATTTTCACTGTAGAAACCACAGTGTACTGATGCAGTTTCATTCACCTGTGTAATCAGTCATTGATTATTTAAATTTAAATCACTGATTAATATAGGACATAACATACTAATAAGATCAAAAGAGAATATAACCTTGAAACTTTGCTCTCTTTGATCAAAAGTTTGGTACCCAGTGAATAAATTAAACCTTGCAGCTCCCATCTCATTTAGAGAATTTGGATCAAGATTTGCAGTACTATCTGACATATATATCACTTTCTTGATGGGATCAACTATATCTTTATTCAGTGGAAAATCAATATTCTGAAGTTGTTCAGGAGGTAGAAGCTTCAAGCAGCCTGATAAATACACGAAAATATCTTATGAAACAAAAGTAACGTGGTGTGCACGAAATTATAAAAAGCATCAAATACACCAAATGAGACTACTCTGACACACATTACATCAACTAAAATCTCACATGGCCGAATTATTCAGCATATGGACCAGTATTAGTAATTTTAATTTTCAAAACCAACAGTGGCTTACATTCGCGAATACTGTGATCAACTTGTGTTGTTAATAGGTACCATTCATAATATTCCTCAAATCAATCCATCATTTAAGTCAGCTTCCTATTGACAACTAGCTCAATATTGTTTTCTAACAAGCATTGAATCTTTTTCTAGTCTGTAACGTTTTAAGCTAAACAAGTCACTAAGCTAAATCAGGCATTCAAATTCAAACTCCAATTAAATAAACAAAACAATCAAAACTTAATACTAAAATGCAATCTCTACAATGCAAATGTAGACAACaactaaattaaaataaaaatgcaatttaaatttaaaacattaatTATAGTAGCATATCAAAACTGACTTACGAGGAGGATCCAATCGATTCAAATTCCCTTCCGGATTCTTAACTGACGATACTTCGACTTTAGGTTTTTTATCATCCGTACGAAATTCAGGTTTGCTTGTACTCGATCTCCAGCCAAGTTTTGAAGCTTCGAAAATCAATAACAAAACGGCAACAATCAATACCAGTACCGGCCACCATTTGGTTAACAGTTTGCATATTGGATTGGTGAATTCACTTCTGCCTCTAAATTCCGATTTCCGGCGTTTTCGTCGTGGTCGTGACCGTGTTTTGCCGGAGAAGTCATCGGGATAATCTTCCGCTACCGGAATCGATATACTGTTATTGAACATTCTGAAAGAATGAGACCGTCGGAGATTTGTTTATCGGTGACGGCGGAAGTACGTTGAAATCCGGGTTTTATTTGGTTCGATTTGTAAGATTGGGTTAACCGAACTTTGGATCCGATTAACATGTAAGCCGTATACGGAGTCATATATTTGATCCAGTTAAAAGAAAAAATAACGTAATCGGTCTTTCTTATGTGGTAAGACTAGCTACCCGCAAAAATTACGGGTTTCGGCAAAAAAATGTGCAAATGTAATTAGTTATGGATGATCGTCTGAAATTAAATTTGACAAAATATGGTAGAATGTGGTAGATCTTTTTCCCGTACTCTCTTTGCacataataactataactatatccGTCATGTACACCTCCAATGTCAACAAAAGCTCCTTCTTGATAGTCTAATGTAGTCACTTTTATAACACAAATCTGCACAAATTATTGAAAATCAAAATCTATTCTTGCTAAAAACTATACATGTGATTCGAACCTGACACATTTTGCAAGAAATTCAGGGCTCTAACCACTATGCTATCTAGTGATGGTTCCAATATCAAGAGAATAACATCAGGTACCGCTAACTTTATTTTGCCTTTTTTGTAGGCGATATTGTCTTAAATACTCTGTAGTAATATTGTCTACACTGTTATTTGATTAAAAAGAATAAACAGATACCCATATTATTATTCTGACATATGAGGAAACAaaatcagtgttgtaaatctcccgagatctccccgagatctcgtttttagaagacaaccgagacgagatgttcatctcccgagatttctcgatcaacgaggtcaaacttagtcaaagccacgatttctcggattttcttgctaatttgtaagattttcttgtaaaattcgtaattcctaagattttctcgctcatttttcGGATATTTTTGCAAAATctagtaaaaacgtatataaatatacataaatttatgtttttatgtatatttttatttaaaaaactataaagtcaacgtaagtcaacgtccgagatctccccgagattatttcgagatgccgagatctccctaaaaaagtccatacgagatctccccgagaaccGAATTCTCTAACCTTGAACAAAATAATGAAAAGTGACATGTATACATGACACAAACAAATGAATATGTGATTGCAGCCTTGCAGGGTGAATTCCTGAAATCACTTTCTTTTTTGAGCTTTAAACAATTTATGTTTTAAAACAGCTAATGTAGTAGACTGTAGATATGATTAAAAAACTATAAATTGTTCTATTAGATGCAATACACACTTCATGTAACTTCTAAAAGGATTCTAAAAGGATAGACCAAATCTACTGGTTCATTAAATGGGTCACAATTGTACACATACATCCATAATGGTTATTTATACTGATTATTAGCAAGTGCAAATCTTAAATGAGATCATAATCACCCACATTATATATAATTCTTTATTTACAATAATGATCCAATGTTCAATACCACAGGCATTGAGACGAAGAATAAATTAGGTATACAACATTTCAAGAAGTGTATGAATGTTGCATTATATTATATCTTTTCTAAATCTAAAGCACAATAAAATTTAAATTATAAATGAATCTGCAGATCAAGACACTTTTGATCCTTAGGCATATGGCTAAAACTCAAGATCAGTAGCCCAGATTCTGAGTCATACACAAACTCAACCTCACTTAATCCAACAATGCACCTTTTTGGCTTAGTTGTCGAGTACGCACCGAACCGTCCGCATCCCTTAACCTTAATGGACACAATCACCGAACCATTCTCGACTATGTACTCTAGCTCGTCAACAGCTCCACCACCGTTGAACATGTCAATAAGTCCAACAGGACCAAAACTTAACCCCAACCCTAAAACCATAATAGGTGTAACCGTAAATATCTCATGTTCAAGAACACTTAACGAAACCGGTATAACCATATCCCGAGGTAAAACAATAACATCTCCCATATGATGACTGTACACAACACAGTCCCCGGACCAATCGGGACCCACTTCAGCGTCATCAATATCGTGCACATCACAAGCCCTGATGGTTCCTGATATAGCATCGGGTGTTGTTTCATGGAACGTGTTTTTTCATTCGATACTGTTCCATGCAGCTCCTTGACAGTTATAAATACCAATAACTCCAATGTACTTGTTCATGTTCCATATCTTTAACAAACTAACACCATCACGAGCCAGATCAGTAAAAAGACAGTCTTTTGTAGGTCGACCAGGTAATCGGGCTTGAAGCACAGAACCATCAGGTAGCTCAAGTTTCTTCAACAAATCGAAATTGTGTTTTCCAGGAGCATCACCATCAATATAGATTCAAATTAAACCATATTTGATCCTATACTTGGCAAATGAGACCCATATTCTCAAATTTGGGTCAACTGGGTCAAGATTTTGGGTCTTGAAAAAAAAACATGGCATTGTAAACCCCAAACCTTATAAAAAAAGTTCAATAGGCTCCCCTCCGACCTATTTGAATGGAACATGGCACTCTATTTGAATATCTTAATTTGTCTAACTTATTTAACACATAATGAACAAAGGACTACCCACTTTGTCACTTTATTTTTAACCCTACTAAAAGACTACCCATTTTGACCATCTTATTTAACCCTACTAAAATACTACGAATTTTGACACCTTATTTAACCCTACCTAAAAGACTACCCATTTTGACACCTTATTTTCCCTTACCTAAAAGACTAACCATTTTGACACCTTATTTAGCCCTTGCTGCCTTTAATGGAAGCTTGATCACCTTAGGATGTGACTCTAAAACTTCAGCCATCTTATGCACAGTGTTATTTCAGCTGCTGTACACGCACATTCACTGAGTAAATTTCATAAATTACACTTAATTGGAATTCTGCTGTCGTAAATCAGTTGATCACATAAGTATCATAAAAGATTGATAAGATACAGACAAAGTGGACTGAAATAACTCAAGTCCCAACCAGACAAGATGTGTTATAATTCAATACCTTTATGGATTTTGAGAAAATGCACCTGATTGTATTAATCCATTCAAATTATAAATGTACATTCAAAAGGGGAACCTCTTCCGCCATACACTTATGTATTGAAGGACGTCGAAATATAAAAAAAGT
This genomic window from Rutidosis leptorrhynchoides isolate AG116_Rl617_1_P2 chromosome 2, CSIRO_AGI_Rlap_v1, whole genome shotgun sequence contains:
- the LOC139894486 gene encoding probable hexosyltransferase MUCI70, whose protein sequence is MFNNSISIPVAEDYPDDFSGKTRSRPRRKRRKSEFRGRSEFTNPICKLLTKWWPVLVLIVAVLLLIFEASKLGWRSSTSKPEFRTDDKKPKVEVSSVKNPEGNLNRLDPPRCLKLLPPEQLQNIDFPLNKDIVDPIKKVIYMSDSTANLDPNSLNEMGAARFNLFTGYQTFDQREQSFKVNETASVHCGFYSENGGFTISNEDKSYMRTCNSVVSTCAFGGGDDLYQPIGMSNTSLHKVCYVAFWDEITLATQEKQGRIINNDRFIGKWRIVIVKNLPFKDQRLNGKIPKMLAHRLFPNARYSIWVDSKSQFRRDPLGVFEALLWRSKSVFAISEHGARSSVYDEAKAVVKKNKATPEEVEVQITQYHHDGFPEDKRFDGKKALNEASVIVREHTPVTNLFMCIWFNEVVRFTSRDQLSFPYVLWRLKVLKNIHTFPVCTRKDLVNSMGHVRKAKPLG